The genome window TTTCGCTTCATCCGCCATGACTACCCCTCCTTCTGGGAACCACCCTCAGTTCCCAGCCCCGCCTCTTTTCCAATTTTTTGTTGCAACTCGGTATTGCCGATAATCTCCTGCAATTTTTCGGCAAGCTTGTCATTCCCATCTGTTTTGGCAAGCAGCGCAGAGAGTTGCTTCCTCACTTCCACAAGTTTTTTCAATGGCTCGACTTGTTCGGCCACCTGCTCGGGACTGAAGTCATCGATGTTGTTGAAGCGGATTTCCACGCCGATCTTGGTATCGTCATTGGTCAGCTTGTTATCCACTTTATAGGCGAGACGCGGCCCGATCCCTTTCATCACGTCATTAAAGTTATCCCGATCTGTTTCCACAAATTTGCGTTTGGGCTCCTTCAAGTTCGGGAGGGGCTGAGCCGGCTTTCCGGCCAAGTCCGCCATGACACCCACGACGAACGGCAACTCTTTCATCTCAATCGCGCCTCCGGTCTCCACGTCATAGGTAATCTGCACACGCGGCGGCCGAACCCGGTCCAACTTATGTTGAGTGCTTTCACGTGCCATGGGAATCCTCCGTACGTTGATTGCTAAGAAGTTTGCTCATTCGTTGGCCGGCTCTGTGTCAGTCCCAGCGTTTCACGAACGTTGCCGAGCACATCGTCGCTCTTGATGACCTCCTGCAGCCATTCTTCCAAGGGCATTTCTCCCCACCGCGCTGCGCGCTGGACGAGATAGGCCACAGGACTATGCGGTTCCGTCCGACGGAAGAACTCAGCCACGGCCCCCAGCCGCCGTAGGGCATCCGTGCGATCAACCGGCATAATGCCCGATCCGCTCGCCGTCATCTGTACCACTGGTGCCATATCGCCCTCCCGAGAGGCTGTGTCGAGTTGACTTTCCGTGGATGCCCCAACGCCCCCCTTTTTCCGAACAATTCCATTCATCAGAGACCGACATTCGGTTACGGCCTCCTTAATGGATCGCAAACTTGGCGCCTCCGGGCGATAGTTTTCATCCACGATTCGCTCAAACTGTTCGAATTCATCCCAACATTGGTTCAGGTTCTCAAGAATTGTTGAGCAATGGGTCAGAGGTGTCATTGCCACGGCCTTCTCGAACTTGTCACCTTCGAGCTTTCCTTCCTCCAACGCTTCAGCAAGTGCACGCTTCTTATCCCCATCCGTCGAGGCCCCGCGACGCAGGTTCTCAACCTCTTGGGACTCTTGATACTGCCAGTAGCTGTACGCCGGCCCGCCGGGTGGATGAATCAGAGGCATGTTGAGGACAGCGATCGGCAGGGTCTTGTTCAGTGCGTCGAGTCGCCCACCCCGAAAATCCAGATCACCGTCTTCGATCGCAGGGTAAAAATGATCCCAATACTGTTCATGTAATCCACGCAGAATCTTGAGGCCATCCCGGAGTCCAGCCGAGCCGTGCTTCTTGACTAATCCCTCAGTCAGCCAGGCCGCCACCTGAAGGTCCTTGCCCTCAGTCGACAGAATCTTTGTCGCGATTTGGATGGCCTTCTGCCAATCAGCGACCTTCACATCTCGCTTCCAGTCCCCCTGGCTTGCGGTATCCTCCTCCCGACGAGCTTCCTTCAGCAGATCAAAAGACACGCCATCGCGAGGATCGACTCCACAGGGCTTGTCGCCCGAAATCGGTTTAAGAATCGCATCGATATCGACTGTCGCTACGGAAGCCATGGTCTCCTTTGCGTATCACACCGCCGCCAGCACCTCGAACTCCACTTCCCCGATCTCCAGAATCGATACTTCACGGTCGTCCACGAGAAACGTCTTTTGACCGACTCCTCCTGCCAATCCTACGCCAAGATCAACCCATTCGGTGATCCGGCCGAGACGCACCTGATCATCCGGGTCTAACTCCGAACCGGCATAGAGCACCGGAAGAAATACATCACCCACCGGTCCGTCCTCGATTTCCAACGACGCCGGCGCCCACAATAAATCTCGCAAGTGCTTTGGCTGCGGGATGACAACTTTGCGAATCCGCTCGAATGGCACCCAGATGTATGAGTCACGTACGATGACTTCCAGAATGCCCGCCGTGCGGTCGTCGGTGTCGCGAAAAGACGTAAAGGGATGGCCCTTTATCCTGCCACGTATTTCGGGCCGTTCACGCTGAGCCCGCTCATACAGCGCCTTGGCTTCGGCCACGTGATGCTCGCGCAGCTGGTTATGCGCATCCATCGAGCGCACGACATGTTCAGGAGGATCAAACAGAAAGCCCGGCTTGATTCCCTCGGCAAACATTCGCCGCCGGATGCTTTCCGCACGGAGAATATTCTTGTAGATCTCCACACCGATGCCGACTTTTTCGTTTTGATGTCCGATGACGTCAAGCTGACGGTGAGCACGTTCATAGTCGCCGGCGAAGCACAGAAGTTCAAAGAGAAAGGTTCGCAGTCGGGCGTCCGTCGGATGCCGTTTGATATCCTGATTGAGTTCGCTAATTGCGGCGGAAAGGTGATGTTGATCGAGTAACTCCTTAGCTCCCATACAAACACCTCCGCTAGGCTGGAAGGGGTTCAATCCTAGTGAAATCACAGGAAAAGCGCAAGGCTATCCTGCGGCAAATACGTGTATTCCACGGTCTTTCCATCTCCCCATCGAAACTCGTGGGACCGGCGGTACGCTATGCAGCGCTGCCTTCGGCACAGAGAATTGACTTCTGCGCATCCCTTATGCCCTGAGTCCGGACACCCGTTGCAGGAACGCCTCCAATGTCACCTCGCCTTCCTCAAGAAGCGCGCGTCCCGGGTGGGACAATTCTTCCCCATCTGTGCCCGCACCGGGCGGCTCATTCTCCCAACTTTCCGGATGGATGAGATATAGCAACAATTGAGGGGTCGGGCATTCCAGCGACACAAACAACACGGGCTTGCCACTGGTAAGCCACCGATTCCAGAAGAGGAGCCCGGCATCGAGTCTGTGGTTGGACGCATGAGATACCACGTCCATCCAAAACGGCAGGTCATAGGTCTCCTCCTTGCTGGTAGACAACAGAGGCAATTTTGCCAGCCACTGGAGTGGAGTCGACGAATTGCATCCTGCTCCCCAGCGTAACAACGACTGCAGTGCCCGGCGTTTCCGGGAATTTTCAAACCCGCCAAATAGATCAGTCCAGTGATCACGCAGCCGGTGACGGAGCAGTTCTGCGTGGTATCGCGACTCGACAGAAGACGTCTCAGGCCCTTCCACCGGTGTCAGCGCCTGTAAGCGAAATTGCAACCGAGCCAGATCAGACTCGGCACCGACATCCGCCAACACACGGTGACTTTGCGCGAAGAACTCCTTGAAATGCATCGGCGCACACCAGGGGAGCTCATGAAACTCTTCCCTCTCCAACAGCAGATACACCAGGAATGGGAACTCCCGTCCCGCCTTATCCTGACTCGGCTTGAGGAGCCCGATCAGGAATCGCTTCCCGTGACGAGGCACGTATAAAAACCCCCATGGGTCCCCTTGTGTAAAATCCCTGGACCAGGAGGATCCCAGGTGCGATTTCGCGTGGTACATCCCTTCGCGAAGCCATCGGTCCAAGTCATCAATTTCGGCACCTGAGGCCTGACACCGGATAAATTCTGCGGACAGCGGGAGCTTTCCGTAATACCCAAGGGTAGAGCTATACATCTGAGTCACATGAGGTGCTGCGCGCAGTTGAACTGCTCAAAAAATCCGGAACGGAATGGATTCCTGGCACTCCGGCCCTTCACGTCATACCGAACTTGTAATGGCTTTGTATCCGGGGACTGCAGTTCCCATCGGACCTTGACCATGACGTCGCTATGATCGGCCGTCTCAACCAACCCGGCATTCATAAGTTTGAAGAGTCCCCAGACATCTTTGTACTCCTTTGTGACCCAGGCGTTGCCCACCTGGACAAGAAGCGTGGCTCCGACTGCAGGTGTGGGCCCCGGCCATTTCATCTCCCACCATTCCTGCGGTTCCATGCGATAACGGAGCGGTTGACCGCCCACATCCAGTCGGACCTCGGTGACAGTTCGACCGGCAAATCCCTGTGGCGGGTATGGATAGACCTCTAGAACCGTTCCCAGATCGGGAGAGCCTTTGGTAAAGAGACCATCTGAAATAAATTTGGCCCTCTCCATCGACTCCAAAAACGCATCCGAGAAAGTCATTCCGACTCCGTTCCAAGCCTTGCGAACCAGCCGTTCACCACTCTCCTCCATAAACGCCTTCAGTTCTGCCTGGTAAAAGCGCCACAGAGTGCCATTGGAGGGGTGAAAGAAATCCACGACGTCGGCAACCACCGCATCCTCGCCCGACGGACGAAACGGGAACCTCCCTTCAATCGTCCGTTGACAGGCCTGAAAGACGTCGGCGCCCCAGCGCCGATCGATATCCGATCGGGTTCGCTCCAGCACACCTCGCATGGTCATCAACCATGGTTCGGACAACACCGCCAACATCGACTCACGCAATTCAGCATCCAGCTTCTGGAGCAACGCGTCCGTTTTAATGATTCCTTGCAGAAGGTCATTGGACTCTCCCGCCACGATACTCCTCGCAAGGGCTTTCGTGTCCGGACCTACGGTCTCCGAGCGGAGAACTGGCCGAAACACCTGATGCGCCTTTCGTAACTCTGCCAGATATTGGGTAAAGGGAGCCTCCTCTTTCGCATCCTTCGGGACCGCGATCAGGTTATGCATGGCGAGAAAGTGTATGGTCACTCCGCCGGGAAATTCCGCGGAATCCGGGTCCCTTTTTGTCTTCTCAAATTTCTTGCCGACAGATTCCAACCCCAACTTCTCTTTGACCTTTCCCAGCAGACCGGCGGCCGTATCCTGGAGTTTTGCGATACCCTCTGGCTCAGGCACGGTATGATGGTCCACCGCTTCCAATATTCTCAGGAACGGCGAATCTGTCTGGCTCAGCGTTGAGAGCAATTCCTCCATATTCGCCGGAGTCACGGCCGGGCCAAGTTTCAGTGACTTCAGGAACGCGCGCCAATGAAGCACATAATCCTGGAAATAGAGCTTCTTCATGCCCCGCTCGAGATCGATCTGTTGCGTATCAGACTCACCAATGACCCAGGCTTCGTTTCCGAGACCTTCGAGCACCCGCGTCATGGCGCTCTGAAACGGTCCCTTCCACCCCTCATGGGTAAACACACCTGGGACACTATAGTCGCTCAGCAGACTGCCCTGATGACTGCCTTGAAGCGCTGTTTCGACGGAAAAGGGGCGCAGCGATTCGTCTATTTCACGAAGAGCGAGGCCATAGAGGCGTTCCACAATGGGAATATCACGCAGTTGCTCCTGCGCGCTTGCCACGAGATGCTTGTTTAATTCGACGCGTCCCTGCCGCACACGAGCCAGATACCTGGCGTAGAGGGTCATGTGCCGCCTGATACTTGATTGCACCCAGTCGGGAACAGCATAGGTCGCATACAGGCGGCTCAGTTGCTCGCTCCAGTGCGCACTCAGCCACCGCTCTAGATAGGCAGTGCTCACGCGCTTGGGCTCACCCAGCATGATGTAGGCCTTGAGCATGGCATAATAGTAATCACTCGAATGCCCTGCCGTTCGCGGGACATCCCCTGCCGTAAACCGATATAACTCGTCTTCCATGTAGCGCTTGGTTGGAATGAGGAAGATCTTTTCGAACTGTCTCGCATAGACCTCCTGAAGATCATCGAGAAGCCGTTCGCCACGATAAAAACCCCATAGACGCGGAGGCGCGCCGTTCTGGGTATAGGACAGAAGCTCGTCGAAACGATCGCCCAGCTTATCAAGGTACTCCGTGTTCCTTTCAAGACTTGCCGCATCCGTCAATGCGACGTCCGGCGCATTCAACGCTGCGGACAAGGTACCGCTGACCAGCGCCTTGTTCCCGATGTAGGACCATGCGAGCGCGACAACGGAAACGGCGATAAACACCGTCGCCGCGGCAAAGGAGGCAACGCGCAGGAAACCACGTTGCTTGTGGATGGTCGTCGTAGGCCCGGCCAGAAAGTGATCGGGAAAGATCACATCAGTAAAGAGATCCTTCAGGAAGTAGCTCTTCGTCTCTGCCGGCGAGAGCATTGAGGCGACCATCTCGCCAAGTCCGGAAGCCCTGCTGATGGCCCCCAAGATCCGATCGATCGGTGCGCCCTCCTGTGTCCCGCTCGTCAAATAGAATCCCCGGAACATCGGATTCTCCTGATACGGATTTGCTTGAAACAACACATCCACAAAATGGGTCAATTTGTCGGTCGCAGACGCCAGCTGGAGAGGAAACGTGAAAATATTGAGCTTGTACGGTCCCCGCGCGTTCACGAGGCGCACGAGCCGCCGGGATCTCACGGAGGTGAGCAACTGATCAAATTCGGCCTGAAAGCGTACATGCGCCGGTTCCTTGGCGGAGCTCTTGGAGAACGTGCAGCCCCAGACTTTCTCCCGTTCACTCTTCGTCAGCTCTTCAAAAAATTCAACAAAACCCCTTACCAAGTCGCACTTGGTAAAAATGAGATAGATGGGAAAGGTAATCCCGAGATGTGTCATCAATTCATCGACTCGGCTGCGGATTTTCTTGGCATGAGCCTCTAACTCTTCTTCACCGGCCTGCATCAGATCAGCAATACTGATCGCCACGAGGATTCCGTTGATGGGTTTCTCCTTCCGACATCGCTTCAACAGATCGAGAAAGCCCAGCCATTCTTTCTGATCTTCCTCATGCGTGACATAACGACCGGCCGTATCAAGCAGCACCGCGTCATTGGTAAACCACCAGTCGCAGTTTCTCGTTCCTCCCATACCCTGCAGTCCCTTACCCGACTCGCCGAGATAGGGAAACTGCAAACCAGAATGGCGCAGAGCTGTGGTCTTTCCCGACGCAGGCGGGCCGATAAACATATACCAGGGCAACGCGTAGAGAGCGGCTTTCCCCTTGAGCCCTTTCCCGATATTGGACTCTTTCAACGCCGCCACGCCCTTGTCGAACTGGCGACGCAACGCTTCCAGCTCTTCCTTATGATCTGCTCTGGCCGCCGCCACCTGTACCTGCGCTTGCTGTTGAAGCGATGCTTCCAATTGGGTTGCACGGCGCTGCGAGACCAGATGGTGAACGATATAAAAGATGAACCGAAGTAGGCCGATGAGGATGATCACCTGCACTCGGCTTTCGACTGATTCCAGCCCCATCTGAGGTCCGATCAACCACACCAGCCAGATCAGACAGACCACTCCGAACTCGATCACCAAGCGCGGATGCCGCAGTATGGCCACCACGAGCGATTTGAGCTTTGAGAATAACGCCATCATCCCCGCACCTCCTGCAGGAGGCGCTTCAATTCATGGTTCACATAATCGACGTCTTGTCCGATCAAGAATGACAATCCGATGTAGAACAAGAGCACCAAGGAAGCACTGGTCACCACAATGACCCACACAGGGAGTTCACGCTTGACCATCTCAAGCAACTCTTCCGGACGCCGCCCCCGCGGCGACAGCGGTGGGATCTCCCCGCGTTTTCCTTGAATTTGGCGTGTCACATCTTCAACCAGACCACGTAGTCGTTCACGATTTTCCAGCTTGTACTGCCCCTCGAACCCGAGCATCAGACAATAGGTATAGAGTTCCAGCAGATCGGCGTTGACCGGAATTCCCCCGCGAATATTCTCCACGCGTTTGAAAAACCCTTCCCCCGCAACAAATTCGCCGAAAAATTCATATTGCAGTGGCCGTGCCGCCCATTCGTCCTTGTGCGGCCAGCGCGAGTTGATGAGCATCTCGTCGATAAATGCGGCGACGGCATAGCGCGCTTGAGCCAACGTCTCTTGAGAGAGGCCAGCCGCGCGCCCACTTTCCTCTGCCGATTGAAACAATTGATGAAGCCGGGCTCGCAGGCTCTCAACGCTTCCTGGATTGGTCGCGTCACGTAGTTGTACGCCCAGGACCAAGAGGTCATTGAACACATCGCTCAGCGCACTCGTCTTCTCAGCCTGAACGGTAGCCATGGTTGTTCACTCCTTCGTCGCCAGCAGCTGCAGCCGAAGCGATTGCAAGCTTTGGGGAACATGCAGGGCCACAATCTGGGACCTTTTGATCTCTTCCCAGAACACGCCTCGATCGTCCAGGCGAAAGTATTGCTGGCCGACCCGGACCGGCAATGTGGCCGGCGGCCGCGGAGTATGGTACAGACGGACGCCCGGCATGGCGGCAGCCACAATCTCTTTCAGCTTCGTCGGCGAGCCAATCCTGATGAATTGCGGCACCTGCTGGCGAATCTGGTCCTCGCTCAAATCTCCGGCCACCACCAAGAAGAACTGAGACGATGCGAACGGGCGGCTTTCCGGTACTCGCCCGACCCATACATTGTCCCCGCTTGCCTCGAGTGGGATGGTCAGATAGTGCGTCGGCTGGAATCGGTCTAGGATGGCACGAATACGATGATCCAGCTCTTCGAACGTTGCCGACAGATTGTCATGGCGATAAGGAGGCACCTCCAGCGTCTCCATCGGACCCGCCAGCATCGTGAGCGCGCCAGCCAGCCGGGCAAGGACGAGGTAAAGATGTTCCGGATGCACCTTTTCGACGAGACTCATGTGCTGCAGGGTGGGCAACGTGGCCACGAGGGCGGCGATGAGGTGATATTTACCTAAATCCATCCCGATGGCTTCCAGTATCCCGCGCTGGGCGTTGCCATACGATCCGATTTGAGCAGCTAGGAGTTCAATGAGGCCGCGGAGCAGTCGCAGCAGGTACGGAGAAGCGGAAATCCACACGCATGACGGGATATAGGTCTCTTTCAGAGCGATGGCACCGGCCGGAGTTCTGAGCAACTCGCCGAGCTTCAGGACCACCATGTCGGTTGTCGGTTCACCAGAAAATAAAATACGGAGGGTTTTTTTTGCGACCAGGATCTCACGCGAATTTCCGCCCGTCGTGGTGTCCTTCCGTTCTATGTATGCAGAAGAATATCGAGCGGCTCGAGATCCCGAATCGCCCTCCAGCGCGCAGTTGATGCCTTCCGTCTGTTCAACCGGAACTGCCAGAAACACATCCAGATGATCGACCGAGGCCGGAAACATATCGCCGATGAGACGCGTTTGGGGGGCCGAATCATCTTCCGGAATCTTTACGATGAGTCCGTCCGGCAATACCCCATGAAAGCCGAGCAAGGTAACTCGCCCGTTCGACAACCCGTCATGATCGAAGTCCAGACGCAGCGCTCCAGAGCCAAAGGCAATCAACGCATGGAAACGCTCATTCAGCTGCCACTCGTAAGATTGGTCCCACTGTTGAAATAACTGCGGCGTGAGGAGCATCCCCTCACTCCAGACGACTCGTTGGTTGTTCTCCATTGTGATGTCCGGCACCCTTCCTGGTTAGTCCTTCAATGTCAGC of Nitrospira sp. CR1.1 contains these proteins:
- the tssB gene encoding type VI secretion system contractile sheath small subunit produces the protein MARESTQHKLDRVRPPRVQITYDVETGGAIEMKELPFVVGVMADLAGKPAQPLPNLKEPKRKFVETDRDNFNDVMKGIGPRLAYKVDNKLTNDDTKIGVEIRFNNIDDFSPEQVAEQVEPLKKLVEVRKQLSALLAKTDGNDKLAEKLQEIIGNTELQQKIGKEAGLGTEGGSQKEG
- the tssA gene encoding type VI secretion system protein TssA; amino-acid sequence: MASVATVDIDAILKPISGDKPCGVDPRDGVSFDLLKEARREEDTASQGDWKRDVKVADWQKAIQIATKILSTEGKDLQVAAWLTEGLVKKHGSAGLRDGLKILRGLHEQYWDHFYPAIEDGDLDFRGGRLDALNKTLPIAVLNMPLIHPPGGPAYSYWQYQESQEVENLRRGASTDGDKKRALAEALEEGKLEGDKFEKAVAMTPLTHCSTILENLNQCWDEFEQFERIVDENYRPEAPSLRSIKEAVTECRSLMNGIVRKKGGVGASTESQLDTASREGDMAPVVQMTASGSGIMPVDRTDALRRLGAVAEFFRRTEPHSPVAYLVQRAARWGEMPLEEWLQEVIKSDDVLGNVRETLGLTQSRPTNEQTS
- a CDS encoding avirulence locus temperature-dependent protein secretion protein; translated protein: MGAKELLDQHHLSAAISELNQDIKRHPTDARLRTFLFELLCFAGDYERAHRQLDVIGHQNEKVGIGVEIYKNILRAESIRRRMFAEGIKPGFLFDPPEHVVRSMDAHNQLREHHVAEAKALYERAQRERPEIRGRIKGHPFTSFRDTDDRTAGILEVIVRDSYIWVPFERIRKVVIPQPKHLRDLLWAPASLEIEDGPVGDVFLPVLYAGSELDPDDQVRLGRITEWVDLGVGLAGGVGQKTFLVDDREVSILEIGEVEFEVLAAV
- the tagF gene encoding type VI secretion system-associated protein TagF, whose amino-acid sequence is MYSSTLGYYGKLPLSAEFIRCQASGAEIDDLDRWLREGMYHAKSHLGSSWSRDFTQGDPWGFLYVPRHGKRFLIGLLKPSQDKAGREFPFLVYLLLEREEFHELPWCAPMHFKEFFAQSHRVLADVGAESDLARLQFRLQALTPVEGPETSSVESRYHAELLRHRLRDHWTDLFGGFENSRKRRALQSLLRWGAGCNSSTPLQWLAKLPLLSTSKEETYDLPFWMDVVSHASNHRLDAGLLFWNRWLTSGKPVLFVSLECPTPQLLLYLIHPESWENEPPGAGTDGEELSHPGRALLEEGEVTLEAFLQRVSGLRA
- the tssM gene encoding type VI secretion system membrane subunit TssM, encoding MMALFSKLKSLVVAILRHPRLVIEFGVVCLIWLVWLIGPQMGLESVESRVQVIILIGLLRFIFYIVHHLVSQRRATQLEASLQQQAQVQVAAARADHKEELEALRRQFDKGVAALKESNIGKGLKGKAALYALPWYMFIGPPASGKTTALRHSGLQFPYLGESGKGLQGMGGTRNCDWWFTNDAVLLDTAGRYVTHEEDQKEWLGFLDLLKRCRKEKPINGILVAISIADLMQAGEEELEAHAKKIRSRVDELMTHLGITFPIYLIFTKCDLVRGFVEFFEELTKSEREKVWGCTFSKSSAKEPAHVRFQAEFDQLLTSVRSRRLVRLVNARGPYKLNIFTFPLQLASATDKLTHFVDVLFQANPYQENPMFRGFYLTSGTQEGAPIDRILGAISRASGLGEMVASMLSPAETKSYFLKDLFTDVIFPDHFLAGPTTTIHKQRGFLRVASFAAATVFIAVSVVALAWSYIGNKALVSGTLSAALNAPDVALTDAASLERNTEYLDKLGDRFDELLSYTQNGAPPRLWGFYRGERLLDDLQEVYARQFEKIFLIPTKRYMEDELYRFTAGDVPRTAGHSSDYYYAMLKAYIMLGEPKRVSTAYLERWLSAHWSEQLSRLYATYAVPDWVQSSIRRHMTLYARYLARVRQGRVELNKHLVASAQEQLRDIPIVERLYGLALREIDESLRPFSVETALQGSHQGSLLSDYSVPGVFTHEGWKGPFQSAMTRVLEGLGNEAWVIGESDTQQIDLERGMKKLYFQDYVLHWRAFLKSLKLGPAVTPANMEELLSTLSQTDSPFLRILEAVDHHTVPEPEGIAKLQDTAAGLLGKVKEKLGLESVGKKFEKTKRDPDSAEFPGGVTIHFLAMHNLIAVPKDAKEEAPFTQYLAELRKAHQVFRPVLRSETVGPDTKALARSIVAGESNDLLQGIIKTDALLQKLDAELRESMLAVLSEPWLMTMRGVLERTRSDIDRRWGADVFQACQRTIEGRFPFRPSGEDAVVADVVDFFHPSNGTLWRFYQAELKAFMEESGERLVRKAWNGVGMTFSDAFLESMERAKFISDGLFTKGSPDLGTVLEVYPYPPQGFAGRTVTEVRLDVGGQPLRYRMEPQEWWEMKWPGPTPAVGATLLVQVGNAWVTKEYKDVWGLFKLMNAGLVETADHSDVMVKVRWELQSPDTKPLQVRYDVKGRSARNPFRSGFFEQFNCAQHLM
- the tssK gene encoding type VI secretion system baseplate subunit TssK, translating into MPDITMENNQRVVWSEGMLLTPQLFQQWDQSYEWQLNERFHALIAFGSGALRLDFDHDGLSNGRVTLLGFHGVLPDGLIVKIPEDDSAPQTRLIGDMFPASVDHLDVFLAVPVEQTEGINCALEGDSGSRAARYSSAYIERKDTTTGGNSREILVAKKTLRILFSGEPTTDMVVLKLGELLRTPAGAIALKETYIPSCVWISASPYLLRLLRGLIELLAAQIGSYGNAQRGILEAIGMDLGKYHLIAALVATLPTLQHMSLVEKVHPEHLYLVLARLAGALTMLAGPMETLEVPPYRHDNLSATFEELDHRIRAILDRFQPTHYLTIPLEASGDNVWVGRVPESRPFASSQFFLVVAGDLSEDQIRQQVPQFIRIGSPTKLKEIVAAAMPGVRLYHTPRPPATLPVRVGQQYFRLDDRGVFWEEIKRSQIVALHVPQSLQSLRLQLLATKE